A single Perca flavescens isolate YP-PL-M2 chromosome 2, PFLA_1.0, whole genome shotgun sequence DNA region contains:
- the lgals2b gene encoding lectin, galactoside-binding, soluble, 2b isoform X1 → MLIKDMTFKEGQEFKIRVKPKDDCNSFAINFGHDSENIALHFNPRFDSNTIIFNSLSGGCWGSEECEGNFPFVRGEECKFHINFNSSQFYIRLPDGSMLNFPNRLGDVKYKYFDVSGDARIIGVKVK, encoded by the exons ATG TTAATCAAGGATATGACATTCAAGGAGGGGCAGGAGTTCAAGATCCGTGTCAAGCCCAAGGACGACTGCAATTC CTTTGCCATCAACTTCGGTCACGACAGTGAGAACATCGCATTGCACTTCAACCCCCGTTTCGACAGCAACACCATCATCTTCAATTCCTTGTCCGGGGGATGCTGGGGCTCCGAGGAGTGTGAGGGAAACTTCCCCTTTGTGCGTGGGGAGGAATGCAAG TTTCACATCAACTTCAACAGCTCGCAGTTTTACATCAGGCTTCCTGACGGCTCCATGCTGAACTTCCCCAACCGACTGGGAGAcgtcaagtacaagtactttgACGTCAGCGGTGATGCAAGGATCATCGGCGTCAAGGTCAAATAG
- the lgals2b gene encoding lectin, galactoside-binding, soluble, 2b isoform X2, protein MTFKEGQEFKIRVKPKDDCNSFAINFGHDSENIALHFNPRFDSNTIIFNSLSGGCWGSEECEGNFPFVRGEECKFHINFNSSQFYIRLPDGSMLNFPNRLGDVKYKYFDVSGDARIIGVKVK, encoded by the exons ATGACATTCAAGGAGGGGCAGGAGTTCAAGATCCGTGTCAAGCCCAAGGACGACTGCAATTC CTTTGCCATCAACTTCGGTCACGACAGTGAGAACATCGCATTGCACTTCAACCCCCGTTTCGACAGCAACACCATCATCTTCAATTCCTTGTCCGGGGGATGCTGGGGCTCCGAGGAGTGTGAGGGAAACTTCCCCTTTGTGCGTGGGGAGGAATGCAAG TTTCACATCAACTTCAACAGCTCGCAGTTTTACATCAGGCTTCCTGACGGCTCCATGCTGAACTTCCCCAACCGACTGGGAGAcgtcaagtacaagtactttgACGTCAGCGGTGATGCAAGGATCATCGGCGTCAAGGTCAAATAG
- the uts2r4 gene encoding urotensin-2 receptor has protein sequence MNCTPNATITPQMGLVLSPGPGDGGSQESGGGGGGGGGGGGGSGGLWVTFLLGATLMIMCAMGVAGNTYTLMITRSAALRRTGSMYVYIINLALADLLYLSTIPFVVCTYFAHDWLFGEAGCRILLSIDLLTMHASVFILVAMSLERYRAVARPFSAHRSSSRKRKLAAGIIWGLAFVLTLPMMVMIRLREGKPTAAGLVKSICFPTWTPEAFKAYITVLFLTSVLVPGLVIVGLYMGLASRYWAVQASLGGSSWSARRRGLKQKVVSMIFSIVMAYWACFLPFWGWQLARLFSPESLKALSPAAHNYVNFFVTCLTYGNSCINPFLYTLLTRNYKDYLAQKGQSVGSSRADPGSAVTLPLQDL, from the coding sequence ATGAACTGCACTCCTAATGCCACCATCACTCCACAGATGGGACTAGTCCTGAGCCCAGGGCCTGGAGATGGAGGGTCCCAGgagagtggtggtggtggtggtggtggtggtggtggtggcggaggCAGTGGGGGCCTTTGGGTGACATTCCTGCTCGGTGCCACACTGATGATCATGTGCGCCATGGGTGTGGCGGGCAACACGTACACCCTCATGATTACCCGTTCAGCCGCCTTGCGCCGGACAGGTTCCATGTACGTTTACATCATCAATCTGGCTCTGGCAGACCTGCTCTACCTCTCCACCATCCCCTTTGTGGTCTGCACCTACTTCGCCCACGACTGGCTGTTTGGCGAGGCCGGCTGTCGCATCCTGCTGAGTATCGACCTCCTCACCATGCATGCCAGCGTCTTCATCTTGGTGGCCATGAGCCTGGAACGCTACCGTGCCGTCGCTCGGCCCTTCAGTGCCCACAGGTCCTCGTCCCGTAAACGAAAGCTAGCGGCAGGGATTATCTGGGGTTTGGCTTTCGTGCTAACGCTTCCCATGATGGTGATGATCCGGCTCAGGGAGGGCAAACCAACTGCGGCTGGTTTGGTTAAGAGCATATGCTTCCCTACCTGGACCCCTGAGGCCTTCAAGGCTTACATCACGGTCCTGTTTCTTACAAGTGTTTTAGTTCCTGGATTGGTAATCGTCGGGCTGTATATGGGGCTAGCCAGCCGCTACTGGGCAGTGCAGGCTAGTTTAGGAGGTAGCAGCTGGTCTGCCCGGAGGAGAGGACTCAAACAAAAAGTCGTGTCAATGATCTTTAGCATCGTAATGGCCTACTGGGCTTGTTTCTTGCCTTTCTGGGGATGGCAGCTAGCCAGACTGTTCTCTCCAGAGTCCCTCAAAGCTTTGTCTCCAGCTGCTCATAATTATGTCAATTTCTTTGTCACATGTCTGACCTATGGGAACAGTTGCATCAATCCATTTCTTTACACTCTTCTTACCCGGAACTATAAAGATTACTTGGCCCAGAAAGGTCAGTCTGTGGGTTCAAGCAGGGCTGACCCCGGGTCAGCTGTAACTTTGCCACTGCAGGACCTTTAG